A part of Schistosoma mansoni strain Puerto Rico chromosome W, complete genome genomic DNA contains:
- a CDS encoding putative ran-binding protein: MESNANLEEVQINVNGTNHPQAKSIEQNFSSSIPNHSVSCTEASTVSLETPNDLPKSPTILSSSTVTKKEIPSDYVFGSNISSRVVNADVSKGASVNLWTSTSASHDSASCVFTTLAKAVTASQANFKDSKNLEDSAKEVAEDKRKETLTLAEVDLVTGEEGEIPIIRQHCRAHIFDANKQKWNNLGAVHFHLNDIPNDSVQGNNNASCRSRIVVRLVSTRRLLINTLIWSQMPAALVDSRTLRIGAINEEGHIKNYLFGFPPDESASKIFEMISFRKSNATTLPYEIYHDIAPVSNKDKVTGCKRQLEIQAKADVDCSLNVPPKIANTNILSPTPSVVVFPKTNVFRPSVFAPVCKDSSNNSSTPNHSCHVGELQFRNSPLDNVVKRLCESNPSGSSESSTLPCNNKVTEPPKLSSSVNSQNMPISSVSSNQCTDFIFGHNVSERVTNASLSTVVNRDISGKDLPVESSESNDHSLSPEKEESVDASETGEHCTVLPSKQTLEESAAAVTSEMLEKSTYLLANLPESPILTGEEGEYLTLKAYCHFYCFDRHKHEWVGRGQAYIHLNDVAMKSSSSPSQVSPFPSGPPARSRLVIRTCQTLKLLANVPIWSGLNVAMADERSIRLTTVCHPSETLNDSQNKPSCSIDSVVTKPEFCAYLLVMHSHKEADRLFQALNSRINTFTSRLNAKPTYLHETNSASNSPGDFSSIYSRTHGHLEEGDDSPSTSKVDEENLRPYMKLEIDEPPKDANSQSMGFTTPDNLN; the protein is encoded by the exons ATGGAAAGTAATGCTAATCTGGAAGAAGTTCAAATTAACGTCAATGGGACaaatcatcctcaggctaaatCGATAGAACAGAATTTTTCTAGTTCAATACCCAATCATTCTGTTTCTTGCACAGAAGCTTCCACTGTGTCACTTGAAACACCAAATGATTTGCCTAAGTCACCTACCATTCTGTCAAGTTCTACTGTAACTAAGAAAGAAATTCCGTCCGACTATGTTTTTGGGTCTAATATTTCATCACGTGTTGTGAATGCTGATGTGTCGAAAGGTGCCTCAGTTAATTTATGGACATCAACATCTGCAAGTCATGATTCCGCCTCTTGTGTTTTTACCACACTGGCCAAAgcagtcactgcttctcaagcGAACTTCAAGGATTCGAAAAATTTGGAGGATTCCGCAAAAGAAGTAGCTGAGGATAAGCGGAAGGAAACATTAACGTTAGCAGAAGTCGACCTAGTTACTGGTGAAGAAGGGGAAATCCCAATCATTCGACAACACTGCCGAGCTCATATTTTCGATGCTAATAAGCAGAAGTGGAATAATCTTGGAGCTGTTCATTTCCATCTAAATGATATTCCCAACGACAGTGTGCAAGGGAATAACAATGCTTCCTGCAGGTCACGGATAGTAGTGCGTTTAGTGTCTACGCGCAGATTGTTGATTAATACTCTTATTTGGTCTCAAATGCCTGCTGCTCTAGTTGACTCACGAACTTTGAGGATAGGTGCAATTAATGAGGAAGGACATATCAAAAATTATCTTTTTGGATTTCCGCCGGATGAATCGGCttcaaaaatatttgaaatgataaGTTTTAGAAAGTCAAACGCTACTACTCTCCCGTATGAAATTTATCATGACATAGCACCTGTTTCAAACAAAGATAAGGTGACTGGTTGTAAGCGTCAGTTAGAAATTCAAGCGAAAGCAGATGTAGATTGCTCACTTAATGTGCCCCCGAAAATAGCTAATACTAATATCCTTTCACCTACACCAAGTGTGGTTGTATTTCCAAAAACTAATGTATTTAGACCATCGGTATTCGCTCCAGTTTGTAAAGATTCTTCCAATAATTCATCGACCCCAAATCACTCCTGTCATGTGGGAGAACTACAGTTTCGCAATTCACCGTTGGATAACGTTGTTAAACGTCTCTGTGAAAGCAATCCATCTGGTAGCTCTGAATCTTCTACACTTCCATGTAATAACAAAGTAACTGAACCCCCGAAGTTGTCATCGAGCGTAAATTCTCAGAATATGCCTATCAGTTCGGTTTCAAGTAATCAATGTACCGATTTCATATTCGGCCATAACGTTTCGGAACGCGTCACAAATGCTTCTTTATCTACAGTCGTTAACCGTGATATCTCTGGCAAGGATCTTCCAGTAGAGTCTTCAGAGTCAAACGACCACAGTTTGTCTCCGGAAAAAGAAGAGAGTGTAGATGCTTCTGAAACTGGTGAGCATTGTACTGTTCTTCCTAGTAAACAAACACTAGAAGAATCTGCCGCTGCAGTGACTTCTGAGATGCTCGAAAAGTCGACTTATCTCTTAGCTAATCTTCCAGAATCTCCTATTCTCACTGGAGAAGAAGGAGAATACCTTACTCTGAAAGCTTACTGTCActtttattgttttgatcgtcACAAACATGAGTGGGTTGGTCGTGGACAGGCTTACATTCACTTGAATGACGTTGCAATGAAATCTTCATCGTCACCTAGTCAAGTCTCCCCTTTTCCATCTGGACCGCCTGCACGATCTCGTTTAGTAATCCGCACGTGCCAAACATTGAAACTTTTGGCCAATGTTCCTATCTGGTCCGGTCTGAACGTTGCTATGGCTGATGAACGCTCTATTCGTCTGACTACAGTCTGTCATCCGTCAGAAACTTTGAATGATTCTCAAAATAAG CCTTCATGTTCTATAGATTCAGTTGTTACAAAACCAGAATTTTGTGCTTATCTACTTGTTATGCATTCACATAAAGAAGCTGACCGTCTTTTTCAAGCTCTTAATTCGCGTATAAACACTTTTACTAGTCGTTTAAACGCTAAACCTACATATCTTCACGAAACAAATAGTGCATCCAACAGTCCTGGTGATTTTTCCTCTATTTATTCCCGTACACATGGTCATCTTGAGGAAGGTGATGACTCTCCTAGTACTAGTAAAGTTGATGAGGAAAACCTACGACCAT
- a CDS encoding putative ran-binding protein, giving the protein MESNANLEEVQINVNGTNHPQAKSIEQNFSSSIPNHSVSCTEASTVSLETPNDLPKSPTILSSSTVTKKEIPSDYVFGSNISSRVVNADVSKGASVNLWTSTSASHDSASCVFTTLAKAVTASQANFKDSKNLEDSAKEVAEDKRKETLTLAEVDLVTGEEGEIPIIRQHCRAHIFDANKQKWNNLGAVHFHLNDIPNDSVQGNNNASCRSRIVVRLVSTRRLLINTLIWSQMPAALVDSRTLRIGAINEEGHIKNYLFGFPPDESASKIFEMISFRKSNATTLPYEIYHDIAPVSNKDKVTGCKRQLEIQAKADVDCSLNVPPKIANTNILSPTPSVVVFPKTNVFRPSVFAPVCKDSSNNSSTPNHSCHVGELQFRNSPLDNVVKRLCESNPSGSSESSTLPCNNKVTEPPKLSSSVNSQNMPISSVSSNQCTDFIFGHNVSERVTNASLSTVVNRDISGKDLPVESSESNDHSLSPEKEESVDASETGEHCTVLPSKQTLEESAAAVTSEMLEKSTYLLANLPESPILTGEEGEYLTLKAYCHFYCFDRHKHEWVGRGQAYIHLNDVAMKSSSSPSQVSPFPSGPPARSRLVIRTCQTLKLLANVPIWSGLNVAMADERSIRLTTVCHPSETLNDSQNKLL; this is encoded by the exons ATGGAAAGTAATGCTAATCTGGAAGAAGTTCAAATTAACGTCAATGGGACaaatcatcctcaggctaaatCGATAGAACAGAATTTTTCTAGTTCAATACCCAATCATTCTGTTTCTTGCACAGAAGCTTCCACTGTGTCACTTGAAACACCAAATGATTTGCCTAAGTCACCTACCATTCTGTCAAGTTCTACTGTAACTAAGAAAGAAATTCCGTCCGACTATGTTTTTGGGTCTAATATTTCATCACGTGTTGTGAATGCTGATGTGTCGAAAGGTGCCTCAGTTAATTTATGGACATCAACATCTGCAAGTCATGATTCCGCCTCTTGTGTTTTTACCACACTGGCCAAAgcagtcactgcttctcaagcGAACTTCAAGGATTCGAAAAATTTGGAGGATTCCGCAAAAGAAGTAGCTGAGGATAAGCGGAAGGAAACATTAACGTTAGCAGAAGTCGACCTAGTTACTGGTGAAGAAGGGGAAATCCCAATCATTCGACAACACTGCCGAGCTCATATTTTCGATGCTAATAAGCAGAAGTGGAATAATCTTGGAGCTGTTCATTTCCATCTAAATGATATTCCCAACGACAGTGTGCAAGGGAATAACAATGCTTCCTGCAGGTCACGGATAGTAGTGCGTTTAGTGTCTACGCGCAGATTGTTGATTAATACTCTTATTTGGTCTCAAATGCCTGCTGCTCTAGTTGACTCACGAACTTTGAGGATAGGTGCAATTAATGAGGAAGGACATATCAAAAATTATCTTTTTGGATTTCCGCCGGATGAATCGGCttcaaaaatatttgaaatgataaGTTTTAGAAAGTCAAACGCTACTACTCTCCCGTATGAAATTTATCATGACATAGCACCTGTTTCAAACAAAGATAAGGTGACTGGTTGTAAGCGTCAGTTAGAAATTCAAGCGAAAGCAGATGTAGATTGCTCACTTAATGTGCCCCCGAAAATAGCTAATACTAATATCCTTTCACCTACACCAAGTGTGGTTGTATTTCCAAAAACTAATGTATTTAGACCATCGGTATTCGCTCCAGTTTGTAAAGATTCTTCCAATAATTCATCGACCCCAAATCACTCCTGTCATGTGGGAGAACTACAGTTTCGCAATTCACCGTTGGATAACGTTGTTAAACGTCTCTGTGAAAGCAATCCATCTGGTAGCTCTGAATCTTCTACACTTCCATGTAATAACAAAGTAACTGAACCCCCGAAGTTGTCATCGAGCGTAAATTCTCAGAATATGCCTATCAGTTCGGTTTCAAGTAATCAATGTACCGATTTCATATTCGGCCATAACGTTTCGGAACGCGTCACAAATGCTTCTTTATCTACAGTCGTTAACCGTGATATCTCTGGCAAGGATCTTCCAGTAGAGTCTTCAGAGTCAAACGACCACAGTTTGTCTCCGGAAAAAGAAGAGAGTGTAGATGCTTCTGAAACTGGTGAGCATTGTACTGTTCTTCCTAGTAAACAAACACTAGAAGAATCTGCCGCTGCAGTGACTTCTGAGATGCTCGAAAAGTCGACTTATCTCTTAGCTAATCTTCCAGAATCTCCTATTCTCACTGGAGAAGAAGGAGAATACCTTACTCTGAAAGCTTACTGTCActtttattgttttgatcgtcACAAACATGAGTGGGTTGGTCGTGGACAGGCTTACATTCACTTGAATGACGTTGCAATGAAATCTTCATCGTCACCTAGTCAAGTCTCCCCTTTTCCATCTGGACCGCCTGCACGATCTCGTTTAGTAATCCGCACGTGCCAAACATTGAAACTTTTGGCCAATGTTCCTATCTGGTCCGGTCTGAACGTTGCTATGGCTGATGAACGCTCTATTCGTCTGACTACAGTCTGTCATCCGTCAGAAACTTTGAATGATTCTCAAAATAAG CTTCTATAA